From one Cyanobacterium stanieri PCC 7202 genomic stretch:
- a CDS encoding CopG domain protein DNA-binding domain protein (KEGG: cyc:PCC7424_3143 CopG domain protein DNA-binding domain protein~SPTR: CopG domain protein DNA-binding domain protein) — protein sequence MLMTREKLLLVRLTDDEKARLAKFAKSKQVSMSEVIQDYCKQLPEVEEK from the coding sequence ATGTTAATGACTAGAGAAAAATTATTGTTGGTTAGGTTAACTGATGATGAAAAAGCAAGACTGGCGAAATTTGCCAAGTCTAAGCAAGTAAGTATGTCAGAGGTGATTCAAGATTACTGTAAGCAATTACCCGAAGTTGAAGAAAAATAA
- a CDS encoding O-sialoglycoprotein endopeptidase (PFAM: Glycoprotease family~TIGRFAM: putative glycoprotease GCP; metallohydrolase, glycoprotease/Kae1 family~COGs: COG0533 Metal-dependent protease with possible chaperone activity~InterPro IPR017861:IPR000905:IPR017860~KEGG: syn:slr0807 putative DNA-binding/iron metalloprotein/AP endonuclease~PFAM: peptidase M22 glycoprotease~PRIAM: O-sialoglycoprotein endopeptidase~SPTR: Glycoprotease family, putative;~TIGRFAM: metalloendopeptidase, glycoprotease family), with protein MATILAIESSCDDTSVAVVCDRTVLSNVVASQIKLHQTYGGVVPELASRQHLEMVNPCIARALEESGLGWDGIDAIASTVTPGLVGSLMVGAMAGKTLAMVHNKPFLGVHHLEGHVYASYLAEPNLNPPFLCLLVSGGHTSLIHVKGCGEYENIGSTRDDAAGEAFDKVARLLNLGYPGGPVIDKLAREGNPQAFKLPEGRVSLPNNQGFHPYDSSFSGLKTAVLRLVTKLKEEMGEENLPIADLCASFQATVAKALTKRAVRACLDLGLDTIAVGGGVAANSGLRDCLQSACQEHGLTVYFPPLKYCTDNAAMIGCAAAEHFNHQGRSPLNLEVSSRMSIERVGDLYLSSSA; from the coding sequence ATGGCGACTATTCTAGCAATTGAAAGTAGTTGTGATGATACCAGTGTGGCGGTGGTGTGCGATCGCACCGTTTTAAGTAATGTGGTGGCATCTCAGATAAAATTACATCAAACCTATGGGGGAGTAGTGCCTGAGTTGGCTTCTCGCCAACATTTGGAAATGGTTAACCCCTGCATTGCTAGAGCTTTGGAGGAGTCGGGGTTGGGTTGGGATGGTATAGATGCGATCGCCTCTACGGTGACACCGGGATTAGTAGGTTCGTTGATGGTGGGGGCCATGGCAGGAAAAACCCTCGCTATGGTACATAATAAGCCTTTTTTGGGAGTTCATCACCTCGAAGGTCATGTTTATGCTTCTTACCTCGCCGAACCCAATTTAAACCCTCCTTTCCTTTGTCTTTTGGTATCGGGGGGGCATACTAGCCTGATTCATGTTAAAGGTTGTGGTGAATACGAAAATATTGGCTCTACCCGTGACGATGCGGCGGGGGAGGCGTTTGATAAGGTAGCCAGATTATTAAATTTGGGCTATCCGGGGGGGCCTGTTATTGATAAATTAGCAAGGGAAGGGAATCCCCAAGCCTTTAAGTTACCAGAGGGGCGAGTTTCCTTGCCTAATAATCAGGGTTTTCATCCCTATGATTCGAGTTTTAGTGGTTTAAAAACAGCGGTGTTGCGTTTGGTAACTAAGTTAAAGGAGGAAATGGGGGAAGAAAATTTGCCCATCGCTGATTTGTGTGCTAGTTTTCAGGCTACCGTTGCCAAAGCCCTGACCAAAAGGGCGGTTAGGGCTTGTTTAGATTTGGGATTAGATACCATTGCCGTAGGGGGGGGAGTGGCTGCCAATAGTGGGTTACGGGATTGTTTACAATCCGCTTGTCAGGAGCATGGTTTGACGGTTTATTTTCCTCCTCTCAAGTATTGCACCGATAATGCGGCGATGATTGGCTGTGCAGCGGCGGAACATTTTAACCATCAAGGGCGATCGCCCCTTAATCTTGAAGTATCATCAAGGATGAGCATAGAGAGAGTAGGAGATTTATATTTATCATCCTCGGCATAA
- a CDS encoding photosystem I reaction center protein PsaF subunit III (PFAM: Photosystem I reaction centre subunit III~InterPro IPR003666~KEGG: cyh:Cyan8802_2714 photosystem I reaction center protein PsaF subunit III~PFAM: photosystem I reaction center protein PsaF subunit III~SPTR: Photosystem I reaction center protein PsaF subunit III) translates to MGKIFSLVLAFTLSLTLWANFSAPAQADLSHLTPCSESAAYQAKAKNFRNTTNDPQSGQKRAERYAEALCGPEGYPRLVVDGRLDHAGDFVIPGVLFLYVAGWIGWVGRAYLIAIRGEKDTEMKEIIIDVPLALNKMLLGFSWPLQALAELKSGALTAKDSEIPISPR, encoded by the coding sequence ATGGGTAAAATATTCAGTCTCGTATTAGCATTTACACTTTCACTAACACTATGGGCTAACTTCAGCGCCCCTGCACAAGCAGATTTATCTCACCTCACTCCCTGTAGTGAATCTGCTGCTTATCAAGCAAAAGCCAAAAACTTCCGTAATACCACCAACGATCCCCAATCTGGTCAAAAAAGAGCAGAAAGATATGCCGAAGCCCTCTGTGGTCCCGAAGGCTATCCCCGTCTTGTGGTAGATGGCAGATTAGATCATGCGGGTGATTTCGTTATCCCCGGTGTACTCTTCCTCTATGTAGCAGGTTGGATTGGTTGGGTAGGTCGTGCCTATCTTATCGCCATCAGAGGGGAAAAAGACACCGAAATGAAAGAAATCATTATCGATGTACCCCTAGCATTGAATAAAATGTTACTTGGCTTTAGCTGGCCTCTCCAAGCATTAGCAGAACTAAAATCTGGAGCATTAACTGCCAAAGATTCTGAAATTCCTATTTCACCTCGCTAA
- a CDS encoding photosystem I reaction centre subunit IX / PsaJ (PFAM: Photosystem I reaction centre subunit IX / PsaJ~InterPro IPR002615~KEGG: cyh:Cyan8802_2715 photosystem I reaction centre subunit IX / PsaJ~PFAM: photosystem I reaction centre subunit IX / PsaJ~SPTR: Photosystem I reaction center subunit IX) → MKGLPAFLSTAPVLITALLVFTAGLLIEFNRFFPDLLFHPMG, encoded by the coding sequence ATGAAAGGTTTACCTGCTTTTTTATCTACAGCACCTGTTTTAATTACTGCATTGTTAGTATTTACTGCCGGTTTATTAATCGAATTCAATCGCTTTTTTCCTGATCTTTTATTCCATCCTATGGGATAG
- a CDS encoding glyceraldehyde 3-phosphate dehydrogenase (NADP+) (PFAM: Glyceraldehyde 3-phosphate dehydrogenase, C-terminal domain; Glyceraldehyde 3-phosphate dehydrogenase, NAD binding domain~TIGRFAM: glyceraldehyde-3-phosphate dehydrogenase, type I~COGs: COG0057 Glyceraldehyde-3-phosphate dehydrogenase/erythrose-4-phosphate dehydrogenase~InterProIPR020832:IPR020828:IPR020829:IPR020831:IPR 020830:IPR006424~KEGG: cyh:Cyan8802_3549 glyceraldehyde-3-phosphate dehydrogenase, type I~PFAM: Glyceraldehyde 3-phosphate dehydrogenase, NAD(P) binding domain; Glyceraldehyde 3-phosphate dehydrogenase, catalytic domain~PRIAM: Glyceraldehyde-3-phosphate dehydrogenase (NADP(+)) (phosphorylating)~SPTR: Glyceraldehyde-3-phosphate dehydrogenase;~TIGRFAM: glyceraldehyde-3-phosphate dehydrogenase, type I) — protein MVRVAINGFGRIGRNFLRCLLTRENSGLELVGINDTSDPHTNAHLLKYDSMLGRLDADIQADENSLIVNGKTIKCVSDRNPLNLPWADWGVDLVVESTGVFVTEEGASKHIQAGAKKVLITAPGKGGNVGTYVVGVNHEDYDHDKHNVVSNASCTTNCLAPVAKVLHENFGIIKGTMTTTHSYTGDQRLLDASHRDLRRARAAAINIVPTSTGAAKAVALVLPDLKGKLNGIALRVPTPNVSIVDLVVQVEKSTIAEQVNDVLKEAAEGSLKGILGYNELPLVSCDYRGSDVSSIVDANLTMVMAGDMVKVVAWYDNEWGYSQRVVDLAELIAKKWK, from the coding sequence GTGGTTAGAGTAGCTATTAATGGTTTTGGAAGAATCGGACGTAACTTCTTACGTTGCCTATTAACCAGAGAAAACAGTGGTTTAGAATTAGTAGGAATCAACGATACTTCCGATCCTCATACTAACGCACATCTTCTAAAATATGACTCCATGTTAGGAAGATTAGATGCAGACATTCAAGCTGATGAAAATTCTTTAATTGTTAACGGTAAAACTATTAAATGTGTTTCAGATCGTAACCCTCTCAATTTGCCTTGGGCTGATTGGGGTGTAGATCTCGTGGTAGAATCCACCGGGGTATTTGTCACCGAAGAAGGTGCATCCAAACACATCCAAGCAGGTGCAAAAAAAGTATTAATCACCGCCCCCGGTAAAGGTGGTAATGTGGGAACCTATGTAGTAGGTGTAAACCACGAAGATTATGACCATGACAAGCACAATGTAGTTAGTAACGCTAGTTGTACCACCAACTGTTTAGCACCTGTGGCCAAAGTATTACACGAAAACTTTGGCATTATTAAAGGTACCATGACCACCACCCACAGTTACACTGGGGATCAACGCTTATTAGATGCTAGTCACAGAGACTTAAGACGTGCCCGCGCTGCCGCCATCAACATTGTACCTACTAGCACTGGTGCTGCCAAAGCCGTAGCTCTTGTATTACCTGATCTTAAAGGTAAATTAAATGGTATTGCTTTAAGGGTTCCTACTCCTAACGTTTCCATCGTTGATTTGGTAGTACAGGTAGAAAAAAGCACCATTGCTGAACAAGTGAATGATGTACTTAAAGAGGCTGCTGAAGGTTCTTTAAAAGGAATTTTGGGTTATAACGAATTACCTCTAGTATCCTGTGATTATCGTGGTAGTGATGTATCTTCTATTGTTGATGCTAATTTAACCATGGTAATGGCTGGAGATATGGTTAAGGTTGTGGCTTGGTATGACAACGAATGGGGTTATTCTCAAAGGGTTGTGGATTTAGCTGAGTTAATCGCCAAGAAGTGGAAATAA
- a CDS encoding HAD superfamily (subfamily IIIA) phosphatase, TIGR01668 (PFAM: Protein of unknown function~TIGRFAM: HAD-superfamily hydrolase, subfamily IIIA; HAD superfamily (subfamily IIIA) phosphatase, TIGR01668~COGs: COG2179 hydrolase of the HAD superfamily~InterPro IPR010021:IPR006549~KEGG: cyc:PCC7424_2165 HAD superfamily (subfamily IIIA) phosphatase, TIGR01668~SPTR: HAD superfamily (Subfamily IIIA) phosphatase, TIGR01668;~TIGRFAM: HAD superfamily (subfamily IIIA) phosphatase, TIGR01668; hydrolase, HAD-superfamily, subfamily IIIA), producing MSKSLLLQPDLVLGDVVTTLSPSLIQKHDLKGLVLDVDETLVPFKESTLSPELMDWVKEVRPLVDLWLVSNNLSKSRISAIASNLELPFIFGARKPSRKKLRQAVNAMNHPIEQVAMVGDRLFTDVLAGNRLGMFTIFVEPMMGESKMSKSPLFSIRNFEVWLSQKIGVSLYKS from the coding sequence ATGTCAAAATCTCTTCTGTTACAACCTGATTTAGTTTTAGGGGATGTGGTAACTACTTTAAGCCCTTCTTTAATTCAAAAGCATGATTTAAAGGGTTTAGTATTAGATGTGGATGAAACCCTTGTTCCCTTCAAAGAAAGTACCCTCTCCCCCGAATTGATGGACTGGGTGAAAGAAGTTCGTCCTTTGGTGGATTTATGGTTGGTGAGTAATAATCTTAGTAAAAGTCGTATCAGTGCGATCGCCTCTAACCTAGAATTACCCTTCATATTTGGTGCCAGAAAACCATCCCGAAAAAAACTACGCCAAGCCGTCAACGCCATGAATCACCCCATCGAACAAGTTGCCATGGTAGGAGACAGATTATTTACCGACGTACTGGCAGGAAATCGTTTAGGAATGTTTACTATTTTTGTAGAACCCATGATGGGAGAATCAAAAATGTCAAAAAGCCCTCTTTTTTCCATCCGTAATTTTGAAGTTTGGTTATCCCAGAAAATAGGTGTTTCCCTTTATAAAAGTTAA
- a CDS encoding Undecaprenyl-phosphate galactose phosphotransferase (PFAM: Bacterial sugar transferase~COGs: COG2148 Sugar transferase involved in lipopolysaccharide synthesis~InterPro IPR003362~KEGG: cyc:PCC7424_5291 undecaprenyl-phosphate galactose phosphotransferase~PFAM: sugar transferase~PRIAM: Undecaprenyl-phosphate galactose phosphotransferase~SPTR: Putative uncharacterized protein) has product MMLINPKNLTKSPFNFKRTSRIENLSHQYVQFSEEHSSINNHWKRLIDIVGAFVGLTITGIIFIPLAIWIYLDNPGPILYSQVRCGLNGKRFTIWKFRSMTVGADKKQHLVKNHADGFIFKNPQDPRITRVGKFLRCTSIDEFPQFWNVLMGEMSLVGTRPPTADEVAKYNNYHLLRLRVKPGLTGEWQVKGRSKCLNFNQVVAMDLAYQDKWTVWYDLYLIFKTIEVVIKREGAC; this is encoded by the coding sequence ATGATGCTAATTAATCCCAAAAATCTTACAAAGTCCCCTTTCAACTTCAAAAGAACGTCTCGCATCGAAAACTTAAGCCATCAGTATGTTCAATTTAGTGAAGAACATTCTTCCATCAACAACCATTGGAAACGTTTAATTGATATTGTTGGTGCCTTCGTAGGATTAACTATTACTGGTATTATTTTTATACCCCTTGCCATTTGGATTTATCTTGATAATCCTGGTCCTATTCTCTATTCTCAAGTTAGATGTGGCTTGAATGGGAAAAGGTTTACCATTTGGAAGTTTCGTTCTATGACCGTGGGTGCAGATAAAAAACAACATTTAGTTAAAAATCATGCGGATGGTTTTATTTTTAAAAATCCCCAAGATCCCCGCATTACCCGTGTCGGCAAATTTTTGAGATGTACTAGCATTGATGAATTTCCCCAGTTTTGGAATGTTTTAATGGGAGAGATGAGCTTAGTAGGAACTCGTCCTCCTACTGCTGATGAAGTTGCGAAATACAATAACTATCATCTCCTTAGATTGAGAGTAAAGCCCGGCTTGACAGGGGAATGGCAAGTGAAAGGTCGCTCTAAATGTTTAAATTTTAATCAGGTAGTGGCGATGGATTTGGCTTATCAAGACAAGTGGACAGTATGGTATGATTTATACTTGATTTTCAAAACCATTGAGGTTGTCATTAAGCGCGAAGGGGCTTGTTAA
- a CDS encoding CDP-diacylglycerol--glycerol-3-phosphate 3-phosphatidyltransferase (PFAM: CDP-alcohol phosphatidyltransferase~TIGRFAM: CDP-diacylglycerol--glycerol-3-phosphate 3-phosphatidyltransferase~COGs: COG0558 Phosphatidylglycerophosphate synthase~InterPro IPR000462:IPR004570~KEGG: CDP-diacylglycerol/glycerol-3-phosphate 3-phosphatidyltransferase~PFAM: CDP-alcohol phosphatidyltransferase~SPTR: CDP-diacylglycerol--glycerol-3-phosphate 3-phosphatidyltransferase;~TIGRFAM: CDP-diacylglycerol/glycerol-3-phosphate 3-phosphatidyltransferase) gives MNLPNTITLIRIVLIIPILWCLYQPIEIYQWWAFSLFLIAALTDWLDGYLARKLDQITDLGKFLDPLTDKILVIAPLLVLIERQIIPAWGVFLILVREITIAGWRVNPQQKTVSGANLWGKFKTVTQIGAIALLLLPKYPWALSTGIIIFWLSVILTIISGLIYLIPPSSKT, from the coding sequence ATGAATCTTCCCAATACTATTACTTTAATTCGGATTGTTTTAATTATTCCTATTCTCTGGTGTTTGTATCAGCCAATAGAAATATATCAATGGTGGGCTTTCAGCTTATTTCTCATCGCTGCCCTAACGGATTGGTTAGATGGTTACCTAGCTCGAAAGTTGGATCAAATTACGGATTTGGGCAAGTTTTTAGATCCCCTGACTGACAAAATTTTGGTCATTGCTCCTTTATTAGTTTTGATTGAGCGTCAAATAATTCCTGCTTGGGGAGTGTTTTTAATTTTAGTACGGGAAATTACTATCGCTGGATGGCGGGTAAATCCTCAACAAAAAACTGTTTCTGGGGCTAACCTCTGGGGTAAATTTAAGACTGTTACCCAAATAGGTGCGATCGCCCTTCTTCTTTTGCCTAAATATCCTTGGGCATTATCAACGGGGATAATAATATTTTGGCTCTCAGTAATATTAACCATCATTTCAGGGTTAATTTACCTTATTCCCCCATCTTCAAAAACCTAG
- a CDS encoding arsenical-resistance protein (PFAM: Sodium Bile acid symporter family~TIGRFAM: arsenical-resistance protein~COGs: COG0798 Arsenite efflux pump ACR3 and related permease~InterPro IPR002657:IPR004706:IPR010916~KEGG: cyt:cce_3000 arsenical-resistance protein ACR3~PFAM: Bile acid:sodium symporter~SPTR: Probable arsenical-resistance protein ACR3;~TIGRFAM: arsenical-resistance protein): MAININPKAVKAGSNLSFFEKYLTLWVFVCIIVGIGLGRVFPDIAQTLDSISVYNVSIPIAICLFFMMYPIMVKIDFSQALKAVKTPKPVILTLVVNWLIKPFSMVVFAQFFLGYVFSNLLSDTEIVRGVEVSLADSYVAGCILLGIAPCTAMVLMWGYLSYGNQGHTLVMVAVNSLAMLFLYAPLGQWLLSANNLMVPWETIVFSVVIYVGLPFLAGVMSRYWIFKYKGRVWFESQFLQYLSPVAVLALLVTLILLFAFKGELIVNNPLHILLIAIPLFMQTNFIFLITYVIALKMNLSYEDSAPAALIGASNHFEVAIATAVMLFGLNSGAALATVVGVLIEVPVMLMLVEFCKKTAFWFPREPQKATLIDPRCLDSLREEY, encoded by the coding sequence ATGGCTATAAACATCAACCCCAAAGCGGTAAAAGCAGGAAGTAACCTAAGTTTTTTTGAGAAATATCTAACTCTCTGGGTTTTCGTTTGTATTATTGTAGGCATTGGTTTAGGTAGGGTTTTTCCCGATATTGCACAGACTTTGGACAGTATCAGTGTTTATAATGTGTCGATTCCCATTGCTATCTGTCTTTTTTTCATGATGTATCCTATTATGGTGAAGATAGATTTTTCTCAGGCACTCAAAGCGGTTAAAACTCCTAAGCCTGTAATTTTGACTTTGGTGGTGAATTGGTTGATAAAGCCTTTTTCCATGGTAGTTTTTGCTCAATTTTTTCTCGGTTATGTTTTTAGTAATTTGTTGTCGGATACCGAGATAGTTCGAGGGGTTGAGGTTTCTTTGGCGGATTCCTATGTGGCAGGTTGTATTTTATTAGGAATCGCACCCTGTACGGCGATGGTGTTGATGTGGGGTTATCTTTCCTATGGTAATCAAGGTCATACTTTGGTGATGGTGGCGGTTAATTCTCTGGCGATGCTGTTTTTATACGCACCTTTGGGGCAATGGTTATTGTCTGCGAATAATTTGATGGTGCCTTGGGAAACTATTGTTTTTTCTGTGGTGATATATGTCGGTTTGCCTTTTTTGGCGGGGGTTATGAGTCGATACTGGATTTTTAAGTATAAGGGTAGGGTGTGGTTTGAGTCGCAATTTTTACAGTATCTTTCCCCTGTGGCAGTATTGGCTTTGTTGGTTACTCTTATTTTGTTGTTTGCTTTTAAGGGAGAATTGATTGTTAATAATCCTCTGCATATTCTTTTGATTGCAATTCCTTTGTTTATGCAGACTAATTTTATTTTTTTGATTACCTATGTCATTGCCTTGAAGATGAATCTATCCTATGAGGATTCGGCACCTGCGGCTTTAATTGGGGCGAGTAATCATTTTGAAGTGGCGATCGCAACGGCGGTAATGTTATTCGGACTAAACTCTGGGGCGGCATTGGCTACGGTGGTGGGGGTATTAATCGAAGTACCTGTAATGTTGATGCTGGTGGAGTTTTGTAAAAAAACTGCTTTTTGGTTTCCCCGAGAGCCACAAAAGGCGACCTTAATTGATCCTCGTTGTCTTGATTCGCTGAGGGAGGAATACTAG
- a CDS encoding transcriptional regulator, ArsR family (PFAM: Bacterial regulatory protein, arsR family~COGs: COG0640 transcriptional regulator protein~InterPro IPR001845~KEGG: npu:Npun_F6484 ArsR family transcriptional regulator~PFAM: regulatory protein ArsR~SMART: regulatory protein ArsR~SPTR: Transcriptional regulator, ArsR family protein): MTITEVADKSTIKKGFHALSDSIRIEVLDLLRTQELCVCELLEVLNISQSKLSFHLKTLKEAGLVRTRQEGRWIYYSLNLPQLVVLEQYLADFRRMTSLVPSRKCCD, encoded by the coding sequence ATGACCATTACAGAAGTAGCAGATAAATCCACGATAAAAAAAGGCTTTCATGCCTTATCTGACTCCATTAGAATTGAAGTGTTAGATTTATTAAGGACTCAAGAATTGTGTGTCTGTGAGTTGTTAGAAGTTTTAAATATAAGCCAATCAAAGTTATCTTTTCACCTAAAAACTCTCAAGGAAGCTGGTTTGGTAAGGACTCGTCAAGAGGGAAGATGGATTTATTACAGCTTAAATTTACCGCAATTAGTCGTTTTAGAACAATATCTGGCAGATTTTCGCCGCATGACTTCCCTAGTGCCTTCGAGAAAATGTTGTGATTGA